One genomic window of Halanaerobium saccharolyticum subsp. saccharolyticum DSM 6643 includes the following:
- a CDS encoding protein-glutamate methylesterase/protein-glutamine glutaminase, which produces MLKVMICDDSAFMRKIFSDTVEADSELTVIDTAYNGQNLLDKLKKQKPDLLMLDIEMPVLNGLQTLKIVKEKYPEIPVIMVSALDNSETVFKALDIGAFDFIPKPGGSISLNIDSIKEELITKLKAAHKSKKERVTKPVKIRKRIKSFPIVAIGTSSGGPRALSTLLSGIPNNFPAAFVIVQHMPAGFTKTLADRLNSISGLSIKEAEAGDKLKKGHALLAPGDYHLEINNNGQVKLNQNPKEHGVRPSVDYMLKSLAQNYNAERITAVILTGMGRDGAVGMEELTNNGAYGIIEAKESALVYGMPSAAAAKGAYDEILNINDIAARLIEIVEG; this is translated from the coding sequence ATGCTAAAAGTTATGATCTGCGATGATTCGGCCTTTATGCGCAAAATATTTTCCGATACAGTTGAGGCTGATTCGGAACTTACTGTAATAGATACAGCCTATAACGGACAGAATTTATTAGATAAATTAAAAAAACAAAAACCAGATTTACTGATGCTTGATATAGAAATGCCGGTACTTAATGGTCTTCAGACTCTTAAAATAGTTAAAGAAAAATATCCGGAGATACCGGTAATCATGGTAAGTGCTTTAGACAACAGCGAAACAGTTTTCAAAGCTCTGGATATCGGGGCCTTTGATTTTATACCTAAACCAGGAGGTTCAATTTCTTTAAATATTGATTCTATCAAAGAAGAACTGATAACAAAACTTAAAGCTGCTCACAAATCTAAAAAAGAAAGAGTAACTAAACCGGTGAAAATTAGAAAAAGAATTAAATCTTTTCCGATAGTTGCTATCGGAACTTCTTCTGGTGGACCTAGAGCCTTATCAACACTTTTAAGCGGCATTCCCAATAATTTCCCTGCCGCCTTTGTTATTGTTCAGCATATGCCTGCTGGTTTTACTAAAACCCTGGCAGATAGGTTAAACAGCATCTCTGGTTTAAGTATTAAAGAAGCTGAGGCAGGAGATAAATTGAAAAAGGGACATGCACTATTAGCGCCCGGAGATTATCACTTAGAAATTAATAATAATGGTCAGGTTAAATTAAATCAAAATCCCAAAGAACACGGTGTTCGTCCTTCAGTAGATTATATGCTCAAAAGCCTGGCTCAAAATTATAATGCTGAGCGCATAACTGCTGTTATCCTAACTGGAATGGGACGTGATGGGGCTGTAGGTATGGAGGAACTGACCAATAACGGTGCTTATGGTATAATAGAAGCTAAAGAAAGTGCCTTAGTTTATGGTATGCCATCAGCGGCAGCAGCTAAGGGTGCCTATGATGAAATCTTAAATATTAATGATATAGCGGCAAGATTAATCGAAATTGTGGAGGGATAA
- the flgM gene encoding flagellar biosynthesis anti-sigma factor FlgM — MKINNIKAGKIEQYYQQLKQKQNKAAKNSKNDQIKISSQAKGILTAKAELKNRPQIRTDKVADLKAKLENGNYQIDSKKIAEKMLKNIK; from the coding sequence GTGAAGATTAATAATATTAAAGCAGGAAAAATAGAACAGTACTATCAGCAGTTAAAACAAAAACAGAATAAAGCTGCTAAAAACTCTAAAAATGATCAGATTAAAATTTCTTCGCAGGCTAAGGGTATTTTAACTGCAAAGGCTGAGTTGAAAAATAGACCTCAGATCAGAACAGATAAAGTAGCTGATTTAAAAGCGAAGCTTGAAAATGGTAACTATCAAATAGACAGCAAAAAAATTGCTGAAAAGATGTTAAAAAATATTAAGTAG
- a CDS encoding flagellar protein FlgN, whose protein sequence is MQGELKNNLLELLKEEKELYQELFEIAEAKNEALVENDTEALAETLKRDQKVIEKIEAKEKERKEIITEIKEKFELKLENDKYSDFIKKLPADWGADLNSIREELIELTDKFYSLNDQNQELLTKALELNTFSIETILNSIKDNEKNTYSKDAKENKGQPRLLNKQV, encoded by the coding sequence ATGCAGGGTGAGCTAAAAAATAACTTATTAGAATTACTAAAAGAAGAAAAAGAACTTTATCAAGAACTTTTTGAAATAGCTGAAGCCAAAAATGAAGCTTTAGTTGAAAATGATACAGAAGCCTTAGCTGAAACTTTAAAACGTGATCAAAAAGTGATAGAAAAGATAGAAGCTAAGGAAAAAGAGAGAAAAGAAATAATAACTGAAATCAAAGAAAAATTTGAGCTAAAACTTGAAAATGATAAATACAGTGATTTCATTAAAAAGCTTCCTGCTGACTGGGGAGCAGACTTAAATAGTATCAGAGAAGAATTAATAGAACTTACAGATAAATTTTACAGTTTAAATGATCAAAACCAGGAACTGCTCACAAAGGCATTAGAGCTTAACACTTTTTCGATAGAGACTATTTTAAACAGCATAAAAGATAATGAAAAAAACACATATAGTAAAGATGCTAAAGAGAATAAAGGTCAGCCGAGGTTATTAAATAAACAGGTTTAA